A window of Vidua chalybeata isolate OUT-0048 chromosome 27, bVidCha1 merged haplotype, whole genome shotgun sequence contains these coding sequences:
- the HOMER3 gene encoding homer protein homolog 3 isoform X1, with amino-acid sequence MSTTREQPIFSTRAHVFQIDPATKRNWIPASKHALTVSYFYDATRSVYRIISVGGTKAIINSTITPNMTFTKTSQKFGQWADSRANTVYGLGFASEQHLSQFAEKFQEVKEAARLAREKSQDKTELTNPALSITSHQVLPSPIISSNGPGEDKLFRSQSADVEITTEKERLKKMLSEGSVSEVQWEAEFFSLQDNNNKLVAALHEANASVEQWKKQLAAYQEETESLRQRVAELEAQGAHESCSENSKEELSQTLEELELLLKAKDEEIQMLKSQRCGRWEAEGEREETLQKLQETTWPFADQLGRKEEFLLFLFPSPGCSQQDADPGASQGSRGGAARVLPPQEKLNFPGRDEPSRAGSGGCCKLGWAR; translated from the exons ATGTCAACAACTCG ggagcagccaaTCTTCAGCACCAGGGCCCACGTGTTCCAGATCGACCCTGCCACCAAGAGGAACTGGATCCCGGCCAGCAAGCACGCCCTGACCGTCTCCTACTTCTACGATGCCACGCGCAGCGTCTACAGGATCATCAGCGTGGGGGGCACCAAG GCCATCATCAACAGCACCATCACCCCCAACATGACCTTCACCAAGACGTCGCAGAAGTTCGGGCAGTGGGCCGACAGCCGGGCCAACACCGTCTACGGGCTGGGCTTCGCCTCGGAGCAGCACCTGAGCCAG tTTGCAGAGAAATTCCAGGAAGTGAAGGAAGCAGCTCGTTTGGCCAGGGAGAAATCCCAGGATAAAACCGAGCTCACCAACCCTGCCCTGAGCATCACATCCCACCAG GTTCTGCCCAGCCCCATCATCAGCTCCAACGGGCCGGGGGAGGATAAACTGTTCCGCAGCCAGAGCGCTGATGTGGAGATAACCACGGAGAAGGAGAGGCTGAAGAAGATGCTCTCCGAGGG ctcgGTGAGCGAGGTGCAGTGGGAGGCCGAGTTCTTCAGCCTCCAGGACAACAACAACAAGCTGGTGGCCGCCCTGCACGAGGCCAACGCCAGCGTGGAGCAGTGGAAGAAGCAGCTGGCGGCGTACCAGGAGGAGACGGAGTCGCTGCGCCAGCGG gtggcagagctggaggcgCAGGGGGCTCACGAGTCCTGCAGCGAGAACAGCAAGGAGGAGCTGAGCCAgaccctggaggagctggagctgctgctcaagGCTAAAGACGAG gagaTCCAGATGCTGAAGAGCCAGAGGTGCGGGCGCTGGGAGGCCGAGGGGGAGCGCGAGGAGAcgctgcagaagctgcag gaaaccACTTGGCCTTTTGCAGatcagctggggaggaaggaggagttcctcctcttcctcttccccagccctgggtgctcccagcaggatgcagaccctggagcatcccaggggAGCAGAGGTGGAGCTGCCCGTGTGCTTCCCCCgcaggaaaagctgaattttcccGGCCGGGATGAGCCGAGCAGGGCGGGATCGGGCGGCTGCTGCAAACTGGGCTGGGCACGGTGA
- the HOMER3 gene encoding homer protein homolog 3 isoform X2: protein MSTTREQPIFSTRAHVFQIDPATKRNWIPASKHALTVSYFYDATRSVYRIISVGGTKAIINSTITPNMTFTKTSQKFGQWADSRANTVYGLGFASEQHLSQFAEKFQEVKEAARLAREKSQDKTELTNPALSITSHQVLPSPIISSNGPGEDKLFRSQSADVEITTEKERLKKMLSEGSVSEVQWEAEFFSLQDNNNKLVAALHEANASVEQWKKQLAAYQEETESLRQRVAELEAQGAHESCSENSKEELSQTLEELELLLKAKDEEIQMLKSQRCGRWEAEGEREETLQKLQELEARNAELERRLQLAEQSLAESLAEREKMHHEVTKVAEVMDVKVFELSELRQGLAKLVESN from the exons ATGTCAACAACTCG ggagcagccaaTCTTCAGCACCAGGGCCCACGTGTTCCAGATCGACCCTGCCACCAAGAGGAACTGGATCCCGGCCAGCAAGCACGCCCTGACCGTCTCCTACTTCTACGATGCCACGCGCAGCGTCTACAGGATCATCAGCGTGGGGGGCACCAAG GCCATCATCAACAGCACCATCACCCCCAACATGACCTTCACCAAGACGTCGCAGAAGTTCGGGCAGTGGGCCGACAGCCGGGCCAACACCGTCTACGGGCTGGGCTTCGCCTCGGAGCAGCACCTGAGCCAG tTTGCAGAGAAATTCCAGGAAGTGAAGGAAGCAGCTCGTTTGGCCAGGGAGAAATCCCAGGATAAAACCGAGCTCACCAACCCTGCCCTGAGCATCACATCCCACCAG GTTCTGCCCAGCCCCATCATCAGCTCCAACGGGCCGGGGGAGGATAAACTGTTCCGCAGCCAGAGCGCTGATGTGGAGATAACCACGGAGAAGGAGAGGCTGAAGAAGATGCTCTCCGAGGG ctcgGTGAGCGAGGTGCAGTGGGAGGCCGAGTTCTTCAGCCTCCAGGACAACAACAACAAGCTGGTGGCCGCCCTGCACGAGGCCAACGCCAGCGTGGAGCAGTGGAAGAAGCAGCTGGCGGCGTACCAGGAGGAGACGGAGTCGCTGCGCCAGCGG gtggcagagctggaggcgCAGGGGGCTCACGAGTCCTGCAGCGAGAACAGCAAGGAGGAGCTGAGCCAgaccctggaggagctggagctgctgctcaagGCTAAAGACGAG gagaTCCAGATGCTGAAGAGCCAGAGGTGCGGGCGCTGGGAGGCCGAGGGGGAGCGCGAGGAGAcgctgcagaagctgcag GAGCTGGAGGCCCGGAACGCAGAGCTGGAGCGGCgcctgcagctggcagagcagagcctggcagagagCCTGGCCGAGAGGGAGAAGATGCACCACGAGGTCACCAAGGTGGCCGAGGTCATGGATGTGAAGGTCTTCGAGCTCAGCGAGCTCCGGCAGGGCCTGGCCAAGCTGGTGGAGAGcaactga